The DNA window TCGGTATGATCCCCTCGAAGGCCTTCCTGTAGCGCTTGTTGCCCCGGCCGGTGTCGTAGGTGAAGGCGATCTCCTCGTCGCCTGAGCCGTGGAGGATGGTCTTTTTCAGCGCCTCCGGCAGGTCGGCGAAGGGCTTGTAGATGTCAGCGCCGTAGTGGCGCGCCAGCGCCTCGACGAGTTCGATGTAGTCGGTGGCGTTCTTCTTCTGCCACGGGAGGATCGCCCCCTCGCGCAGCGAGAGCTGGCGGTTGGGCACGATGAGGTCGGGGTCGAAGTAGTGGCGGACCCCAAGACCATCGCACGCAGGGCACGCCCCCTTGGGGCTGTTGAATGAGAAGAGCTGCGGCTGGATGTCCGGCAGCGAGATACCGCATGTCGGGCACGCGTGTTTTTCGGAGAGCAGGATCTCTTTGTCCCCCTGCAGCTCGACCTTGACGATCCCGTCCCCGTGTTTGAGCGCGGTCTCCAGCGAATCCGCGAGGCGCTGTTTTGCGGATGGTTTTATCACCGCGCGGTCGACCATGAGGTCGATGTCGTGCTTGCGTTTTTTGTCGAGCTTCGGGGTGTTTGCGAGCTCGTGGACCTCGCCGTCTATGCGCGCCCGCACGAATCCGTCCCTCGCGAGCTTCGCCATCTCCTTCGCGAACTCACCCTTGCGGCCGGATGCGATCGGCGCGAAGAGGGTGACGCGCGTCCCTTCGGGCAGCGCCATCAGCCGATCCACCATCTGCTGCACGGTCTGCCCCTCTATCGGCCTGCCGCACTTCACGCAATGGGGCGTGCCTGCGCGCGCGAAGAGGAGTCTGAGATAGTCGTAGACCTCGGTCGAGGTGCCGACCGTGGAGCGCGGGTTTTTGGATGCGTTGCGCTGCTCGATGGAGATGGCGGGGGAGAGCCCCTCGATGGAGTCCACGTCCGGCTTGTCCATCTGTCCCAGGAACTGGCGCGCGTACGCGGAGAGCGATTCGATGTATCTGCGCTGTCCCTCCGCGTAGATCGTGTCGAAGGCGAGCGAGGATTTTCCCGAGCCCGAAAGGCCGGTGACCACCACGAGCCGGTTGCGCGGGATGGTTACGTCGATGTTCTTGAGGTTGTGCATCCGCGCGCCGCGGACCACGATTCCCTGCTCTGACATAGCCCGCTAAGCTAGCCCGCCTGCGACAAAAATGCAATATTATTCAGGTAATTAGAGGTTACTATTCAGCCTTCACCTCTACCCACTCGATCTTGTCGCCACGGCGGATCTTCTCGACCACTTCCATGCCCGAGACCGTATGGCCGAAGACCGTGTAGCCGTCGTCGAGGAACGGCGTGGCCTCGAGCGTGATGTAGAACTGCGAGCCGCTCGATCGCCGCTCGGGGTTCACCTCGTCGCCGGTGCGCGCCCATGCGAGCGCGCCCTTGTCGTGCCTGCGCTTGATCTCGGCGGGGATCGTGTAGCCGGGGCCGCCTGCGCCCGTGCCATCCGGGTCGCCGCCCTGGACCACGAAGCCCGGCTCCACGCGGTGGAAGGTGAGACCCTCGTAGAAGCCGCCGTCCGCGAGCTGCTTGAAGTTGGTGACCGAGAGCGGAGCGTCTTTGGCGTAGAGCTCCGCCACGA is part of the bacterium genome and encodes:
- a CDS encoding peptidylprolyl isomerase → MRRGAITIALLIFAWTLSACRTNAPMPEKAAGPVETIKEEAMAEKKAFSEPKIPQIDAEKKYTAIIRTSKGEIVAELYAKDAPLSVTNFKQLADGGFYEGLTFHRVEPGFVVQGGDPDGTGAGGPGYTIPAEIKRRHDKGALAWARTGDEVNPERRSSGSQFYITLEATPFLDDGYTVFGHTVSGMEVVEKIRRGDKIEWVEVKAE
- a CDS encoding excinuclease ABC subunit UvrA, whose protein sequence is MSEQGIVVRGARMHNLKNIDVTIPRNRLVVVTGLSGSGKSSLAFDTIYAEGQRRYIESLSAYARQFLGQMDKPDVDSIEGLSPAISIEQRNASKNPRSTVGTSTEVYDYLRLLFARAGTPHCVKCGRPIEGQTVQQMVDRLMALPEGTRVTLFAPIASGRKGEFAKEMAKLARDGFVRARIDGEVHELANTPKLDKKRKHDIDLMVDRAVIKPSAKQRLADSLETALKHGDGIVKVELQGDKEILLSEKHACPTCGISLPDIQPQLFSFNSPKGACPACDGLGVRHYFDPDLIVPNRQLSLREGAILPWQKKNATDYIELVEALARHYGADIYKPFADLPEALKKTILHGSGDEEIAFTYDTGRGNKRYRKAFEGIIPSFERRWQETASYSVREDIERFMNMRPCPTCRGTRLKPESLAVRIGGKNISELCALSIDQALAFIKGLSLDPKRAKIAKGVIKEISERLGFLIDVGLDYLTLDRASGTLAGGEDQRIRLATQIGSAL